Part of the Candidatus Brocadia sinica JPN1 genome, CAATGTCGTAATCTTTTAGGTGTATTTTATACATCTCAAAGAGAGGCATGACCTCGACCTCTTTACCATCAACAGTTTTTACCTTGAATGTACCATCGAGTACAGGGTCAATCCCTTTCGCCACCAGTTTATCACCAACATCATCTCTGGTAATCGGTTTTGGACCATTCGTCTTTGCATCCCAAACGACAAAGTCCCCTATGATTTCTCTCTGGTCATCGTGTAAACCATGAAGTTTATAACTAGCTCCATGCGAAATATCTTCTAATTTGTAATCAGGAAATATATCCTTGGCCTGCAATCTTTTCAAGGTATCTGTCCTAACGAGCAAGGGGAAATCGGTAAACTTCTTCACATAATCTGCATCATACAGCTTCTCGTCCATCAATATTTTAGTCAAACCCAAGAAAAGTGCTGTGTCGGTATTACACTTTATCGGTATCCAGTAATCGGCCTTTTGAGCAGATGGACTATATTCAGGTGTAATAACAACGAGTTTTCCACCTCTCTCCATAACCTGGGTAAGCCAGTGCGCCTCAGGCATCTTATTTTCAATCAGATTTTTCCCCGTTTGGATAACCAGTTTCGAAAACCGAATATCATTCATATCGACATCAGAGGTCTGCAGACCATGAGAGAAAGGATGACCAGGGGCCTGATCACCGTGCCATGTGTAGTTCGACCAGTTCCTTCCACCAAGCGCCTTATCTGGCCCTACCCCTCTATTATGGCTATCAACCAAGGAAAGCATATTGTTAAATCTGTACATGCCATACTTCCCTATGACGCCAAGGAGGCCCATACCGCCACGACCCTTAAAGGTTCGTGTGCCTGCACCCTTCATGGCATCCACCATCTCTTTCGGATATCCCTGCTCTATCAATTTTTTTGCACCTTCTTCACCGCTGTATTTCTTAGTAATGTGGAGAATCCCCTTTGCAGCATATGTCCACGCATCGTCCCATGAAGCCTTCAATAGTTCATCCTGGCCTCTGGCATCAAACATATACTTTGATTTATTTTCCGGTGTCAATTCCGGGAACCCATCATCTGCCCATTGCTTCCAACCTTTTCTGATAAGCGGATATCTTAACCTATACGGACCATAAACCCTGCGGTGGAATGTATAGCCTTTTAAGCACATCCTGGGATTCCAGTTCCTCGTCGCCTTATTTCCGTACAGGTCCGAGTAATTCTGATGGTCATAATTCTGTTCCACCCTCATAACCACTTCGTTTCTTACAAACGCCCTTACCCTACAAGCATGGGTGTCATTCGGCGAGCAAGTAAAGGTAAATGTCCGATCATACCTATACTGGTCGCGATATACACTTTCCCATGCACGATCAGGATAGGCATCCAATGGATTTCCTACCTCAACAGCAGGTTTTAAGAGCCTGAACGCCATTGCTTTATTGGCAAGGGTAAAGGTCGCTCCCGTTGCACCCGCCACTTGTAGGAAAGTCCTTCTTGTAAGCTTCATATTTCCTACTCCTTTCTCAATGTAAAACCATTTATATAAAAAGTTTTGCCTAATTATTATAGAATATTAACAAACAATTTTCCTGACTTTGTAAGCCTCTATGCATTGCCCACACACGCCATCTTCCGGTTCCCATTCGGGAAAATCCCTTTTTATTGCATCCACAAGATAGGCATCTTGTTCAATATTTTCTATCCAATGATACGTACGAAATTGGCATAAAGGACATTGAGCGCCAGGTAAGATGGTTTTTTTCTTCTTAAGGGTATGTTTTATGGGCAACCCCTCAGAGATTTTTATTAATTCATTCACATCTTTTGCCAGCCTCAGTATCTTATCATGCGTTAAATTCTCATCTTGCCACAGGATATCAAAAATAGCGATTTTCACTTCATCAGGTATCTTTTTATAAAGAGCTTCAAATTCCTTATATCTTCCCTCTTTATCAGAAAGCGTTTCTTTCCCTTTCCTGATTAATCTGCTATCAACATAAATATCCCAAAAAGCACAATACCGTTCCTTAACGATACTTTCTTCCATAGGATTGCCACCGAGGCGTTCATCACGATAGCCGTACGTTTCGCTGAGCATATCAGAGGCATGCATCAATTCATGCCTGACTAACTTTCTTAGGTACGGAATTTCCCGGAAACGGTCTGGCAGTAATTTAACAACAATCTTCTTTTGACCAGACTCCTGGTTCATCCCTTTTGTGAGATAGGCACCTTCATCAAAATTATTCGCTGCCTTTGCAATCACGCCTCCGCAAGCATTTTCTTCCAGATCAGGAAATTCATCAAAAATCTCTTTTATTAACTTCGGAAGCTCAAGTTTTTTAAAGAAGTCCCACTCAATCTTTTTAAACTGCAAAGGTCTTTCATCTAAGGGAAAATTTTCGTAAACCGGATCAATACAAGAATGATATTCGAGAGTAAAAGAAAAATCACCCTTTTCCTCCCTCGCCTTTAACTCTCCAAATATTACTTCCTCAATCAAACCTGGATCAAATTCCAACTTCATAATCATTCCTCACTGAAATCTTCAGAAGATGCGCAGGACAAACATTCATCTGAAGCTCCGGCCACCGCCTCTTGATTGAGATCAGATTCCTTATACATTTCTGTTTTAACATCCATGAGTTTCATTTCCAATCGCAAAAACTCTTTTGTCAAAGCAGATACGGCACAATAAAAGCCTTCTCCAGCTTTCCTGCCAAAGAGAACTGAAAAAAGGGGTACCCATTTCCCCAGATGCTCTTTCAAGAATTTCTTCTGCGCATCCACGCATATCTGCGATTTTTCATCTCCATGGTTTTCCAGGGCGTAGGCTTGCTTGTATAACAAAAAATGCATAAACTCAAACTCTACACTAATGTGGTCGCATCGTTCCTTTTCTATGTCGGAAACATCAAGCCCAAAAGCTTTATAAAAGCCTTGAATATCACCTAACTCATGCACTTGCTGATACACATGCGCCGCGCCATATTGAGTCTCATACAAAGGACATTCTTTCGACATGGTATGCCCGACAACGCACTGATATACTCCCTGCAAGCTTTCAATGTTTGTAATTCTAGACAACTCCCGAACCTCATTCAAACATCTTCTCAACTCTGCACCATCGTCTACACCTTCGTAACAGGGTATCAACTCTTTCTCGTGTTCCTGAAAATCAGGACTTCTCAATATTGACAAATTTTTCTCTGCCGGATAAAGAAAACAGGCAGACAAAATCTGGTACATTGCACTTCGCGCAAGCAAGTCATCCACTCTGGATGCAACTCGTTGATCTAAAAGACTACTGTCTACTTCCATAATAAACCTCAATTCTAAATTGAATTGTAATGTTTTGGGTCTCTGATATGAACAGGCTCTTCTATCGTTGTTCTTACAATTTCTTGCCCATCTTCACCATACCCAATAACGGTGTCATTGTACAACTCAAACTTCTTACCGTGAATCATCGTCTCAAATACCTTTGGCCCTTCCTCAATCTTGTACTCAAATATAATGGATTGAGTCATCCTGAACAACGACATCACCGCCAATCTTTCTCTGGAAGGTACCATAAATTTATCAATCGCCTCATCAACACCTGGACCAAACATCTGTCTCAGGTAAGACCTTGGTGCCCACCTCGGTGGTATATAGTATATGTTAGGCTCTGTTCCAAACTGGGGGTAAAGAGGCAATGCTAATTTGTCATGCCTAATTAACCACGTGACCGGATTCTTCGGATTATCATCCAGAAATCCCTGCAAACGAATCTGTCCTACACACGCAGCCATACACCTCGTTTCCATCGGACGCCCCTTCGTTAATGGATCTTTCCCCTCAATTCTGGGGTAACAGGCGATGCACTTTTCACTTACCCTCGTTAAACCCCGGTACATGGGTTTTTTGTACGGGCATTGCTCTACACACTTCCTGTATCCCCTACACCTCTTCTGGTCGATAAGAACTATTCCGTCTTCTTTTCTCTTATAAATAGCCTTTCTTGGACAGGCAGCCAGACAACCCGGATACGTACAATGGTTACAAAGTCTTTGGATATAAAAGAACCAACGACTATGTTCCGGCAACGATGAATATTCGTCAGGTTTATTACTTTTTGCTACGTCTTCACCAAAATTTGGCGCCCGCCATTCCTTATCCTCTGGAATGTACCCTACCGCCCACTGATTAATATTCTTCTTCGCGGCCGCTTCAAATATCGTGTCACCCTCGTATACCCCATAAGGAGATAATTTCTCGTCCTTTTCATCGGTATACCAGGTATTTTCACCATTATCAATCAACTTTAACGTTTTAACGTCCCAAGATTGCGGATACCCACCATACGGTTTTGTTTCCACATTGTTCCACCACATGTGCTCCTGTCCTTTGTTATAAGTCCATGCACTCTTACAGGCCATGGTACACGTCTGACAGGCGATACACCGATTGATGTTAAAAATAGCCGCAAATTGGCGCTTCGGTCTGGATTCAAAATAGGGATACTCCATACGTCTCCCTAAATGCCAGTTATGTACTAATGTCATTTTTTAATCCTCCTTAAACTTTATATCCTACAGAGTAAATTATTGCCAAGCAACTCTTTCCAGCGTCGCGGGATGCCATTGAGTAGATATATTTTTTTGCCCGTTCCTATCTTTTTCATTACCATTCCATACCGCCATGTTGAAATACGTAGTTCCGCCGGGAACAAATTGTACATCATGAGGATCTTCCGTAATTAGCGAACGATAGATAATTACCGTCCACACCCCATCCTCATACTTGCTGCACCCGTTCACATCCTGGTGGGCTTGCGTAGTCAGGGTACCAAAACCCTCTGCATTTAAATCTTCTACCGTTCTCCCTCTTCCTGGCTGAGACAACAAGTTATTTGCAGCCCTTCCACCCGATAAAACCTCCACACTGGTTATCAGTTCCCGATGATAATATGCGCTGTAAGGATTTAAATTAAAATCATCATGCATATTTGGATATTGCGCCTCTACGTCTTCCAACTCACCTTTAACGAGCAAATCTGCCTCCCAGTCTGCCTTCCAATGCCAGAGATTTGTTGGTTTTTCTCTATCCCCCATCCTCGGGCTAAAATGCTCCGCTGGTGTTATCTCAACTGCGCCTAACGGAAACATTAAAGCCACCGCATCCCTAAACTCCTGAACTGCAATTGCCCTGGCATTCTTTGTAGGGTCACTCCATGATATCTTGAAATAGATTGCAAGACCATCATGAATACCCTTTACTTCCGCATTCTTCACCGATCCACCACCATTGGGAAATGCCTTATCCTGCATTTGGAGCGGAACAGTAACTGCCTGCGCGTCTTTAAAAAAACCTTGCAATGATTCCACATCCATATGATACGGCTTACCCACTTCCACGTATTTTACCGCCAACACCTCTTTGGCTGGAGTAAATTCCTCTTCAGACACCCCTTTAACCCCCTGCGCCGTCTCTTCAGCAGCAAATAATGTAGCGCTAAGAAACGCACAACTCAAGAGGGCTATACCATACCTTTTAAACAACACATACACTTTCATCATTCCCCCCTCCTCCTTATTTGTAATGATCATACCATACACAATAATAGATTCACGATAGCTAAATTATATCAGAAATAAGACATCAACAGCAACAAATTAACAGCCTTCCACCAGTCATTCATAAACACCCATTCCAAATTCACAAACTATTCACACACCACAAACCACCCCTCTTGTCACAATAGTCAATGATTTAGCAAATCACATTCCATCCACAAAAACTACTCACTATAAAAACAAACATAACGTAGTTTTTTTATTTACATTACATTACAAACTTCAGTCTCCATATTTACCATTAATATTAAACAACGAAGGTATTTCTTGTTTGAAATGAGCAGTTCGCAGATGAAATGGGCATTAAAATGTCGACACAAAAACAGAAATGAGTACTTAATATTTCTTAAGATAGAGAACGACTGGACAGTAAGGCTTTCTACACCATTCACAAGTTTTAATACTTTTTTTATTTGAGCAAATAGCAGTCTGTTTGTCAAATCTTAGTGAAACGAACCATCATTCATAAACGCGGTCCTTGCTTCATTGACTATCTGTGTGGTTATTTCTCTACAGCCCTTCTCATATGCATACTCCTCAATTTTTTTTCTAACCATATCTCTAACAAAAGAAGGAATACGCTCTGTTTGCGTTTGCGCTTCCTGCGTCCAAGCGGGGATTTGCGCTCGTATGAGCGGTTTTTCAGAAGCCTTTTGGTCACCCTTGACAGTTCTCAAAAAACTATCTTCCATATGCGATTGATCGTGTGCGCTCCTAGCTACTTCTTTTTCTTTCCCGGACACCTTCGAAAATTCCTGACAATCTACCAAAGCATCAAGCCTTGCCTCCTTGTTTCCCCCTGTAAGCAACACATTGCAAGATGCCAGCCTCAACAAATTTTCTGTTGTACTGCCAAGATCTAACCCATTGGTGTTATGCACTCCCGTGCGCCCCAAGATTACCGTTGTGGGTTTTTCGTGCAGTATGTATTTTAATATTTTATCATACGGTTTGCCGTCCATCAGAACAATATCTGTTTTCACCCCGGCGTCTGCTGCCATTCGATTTACCCGATCCAAATGTCCCTGATATATCTTTGCAAGGCCTTTATCAATAATCTCCTCATGAAGCGTTTCTTGTTCCTTAAACCTGAAAACCTGCCCTGCCTCCTTAGAAAGTACATTTGCGATGCTTTCAAAGGCAACACGATGATAATGTGGATCAAATACAGATACCGCAGTAAGTTTTAAGTTAAACAATTTAGCGAAAGAAATAGCTGATTTGACTCCGGCAAAAGATTGCGCGCTTCCATCTACTGCTATTACCATCTTTCCCTCTAAACGCATATTTTTTACCACGAGGACATCTGTCTTGATGCGCCTGACCACACGCTCACAAACACTCCCTATTACATTCTCATCCACAGATGCCAACCCACGCGCCCCCAGAATCACAAGATCATATTGATTCCCCTGCACCTCTTTAATAATTTCATAATAGTTTTTACCTTCCAGCAGAAGGCACTCGTGAGGTACAGATGCTTCCCCGCACTTATTTTTAAACACGTCCAAATAAGATTCTGAAATCAACTTAAGACCGAGATTGATCAATGAACTATGGAGGTCACGCTGCCTTTGGAGTACGCTTTCATCCTGATATTGTGGCGGCAACCCCTTTTCCATGTCTCGAAACCGTCTCTGATGCAATGCGGCATCATAGACATGACATCCCACCAATAGTGAACCAAACTTTTGCGCAAGATCAATACCAAGATCAATGCAAAAATTAGAGTGCCACGAGTTATCAATTCCAATTAATATTTTTTTATACATAGGAACGTTTATAATTAACCTCTAACACCGAGACGATTCATTCCTGAGTTTCTTCCACTCAGTAATAGCTCCTCCAGCCAACGCCAGAGTAATCACACCGATAAATAACCATCTTACCGACGATTTGAAGACACCGTCTTTTTTTTCTTCAACGATAGCCTCTTTTGCAGCAACTACAGGCTTTTCTGTTTCCTGTGCAGAAAAGCTTCGTATGTAGACAACCAGTTCCTTGATTCTTTTCTCAGTAAGCGTCTTTCCCCAGGGAGGGCAAAGATTAGATTTTTCTACTGCCTTAGAACCTTCGGTAATAGACTTGATGAGCTGATCATCTGTCCTCTTTTTCATGTATTCTACATCGGTAAAATTTCGAGGCTTCGGTTTTAAATCAATGGTGAAGAACGTACCGTCTCCCTTCCCTTTTATCCCATGACACGGTGAACAATAATATTCAAAGGTCTTCTTAGGTGACAGCAAAAAAACTTGATCCCGAGGAGAAACGTCTAACGCCTGTGCCGCTGAATAGACACCAAAGACACCCAGCACAACAAATGTGCATATCAGTAATTTTTTCCCAGATAAAAAATATCCCATTATTTACCCTCTTTCTTCACATGGTCTACCAAGAAACCTACCAGTTGCTTCAACTCATCTTCCGACAAACCAAAGTTTGGCTCAACACCCTGCGGGTTAACTTGCTGCGGATTTTTCAAATGATAGAGAATATATGCTGGTTGCAACCTTTCCCCCACAGTTGCAAGGTTAGGACCAACGACACCACCACCTTTTGCAATACTTTCAGAATGACAGGTATTACAACCCTTTTCATAAAACACCTTTTCCCCGGCAGCAACTACTTCAGCAGAGGGCATCCCATCCTTATAGATATCCGGAAGAGCTTCTTTGGTAATAAGATTTTTTTCAATATATTCAGTGGCTGCCTTTGCTTCCTCCCCAGTCAAATTAAACTTTGGCATCTGCTGACTAAGGGGACGGATAATATCAGGCGTCTGTAAAAACTCGTGCTCCCACTTCATTTTTATTTTACTACCTGCGATTGTCAGATTGGGCGCGTAGGTACCGCCTTTGTCCTGTATCCGATGACAAGTCAAACAGCGTATCTCGTATAAAAGCCTTTCAAATCCAGATGTTCCCTCACGTTTTTTCTCCACTACCGGCATTAAATCAGGAATTCCTTTTATATCGTGGCAAACAAAGCATCTTGCTTTTTCAACGATATCCCTTCCTTTTTCAATAAGGGCGCTATCCTTTCTTATACTGCCAAATTCTTTTTCTGTTAACACCTTAACTTCTGGTTTTGCGGGTTTAGCCTCCCCCTCTTCCTCTTCTTTCTCTTCGGGTATGAACTGCGTATCCCGTAAAATAAACTCTACAATTCCCCTCACATCCGCGTCATTAAACCGGTACTGAGCCATCATCGTATCAGGAAAATGACTCTTCGTGTTGCTCAGCCAGTCATATAACCAATTCCTGTTTACTTTTGTTGTAATCTCGCCGAGATCTGGCCCAACTCCCACATTGCCGCCGACCCCTTTTATCGGATGGCAAATTGTACAGCGGGCACGCCCCCATACGCCTTTCCCGTTATTATAAACCTTATCCATCTTATCATACTCATCCTCAGAAAGCTCCTCCTCTTTCTTTAATAAGAAGGCGTCCCATGAAACCTGTGGCACTTCTTTTTCGGCAATACTGCCAAGATAGGCAATAATAGCCTTGATCTCCTCAAATTCCAAGCCGAGATTAGGCATCTTCGCGTTTGGTACTACCGCTCTTGGATTAGCGACCCATCGGGAAAGCCATTCTACCTTTGCCTTATGGATAATATTAACCAAAGGAGGCCCATTTTTGATTCTCTTATATGGATCTTCGAGCTCAAATGGGAGTACAGTCCATTGTTCTGGAATCCGATACTTTTTATCCAATTCCAAATAAAGGGCATCTATTTTTCTCTCCTGTCCGGAAGAAATCTTTCCAATCACCAGTAGAGATAAGCCCACCATAGCCATTACAAATGTTACTTTCTGCAAGCTAACCATAAACCTTAACCTCATTAAAGACTCCTTAACAAGATATTGTTATTGTTGTTCTTCTTCTAACTTAGGTGGAAATCTGCGCAGCCTGGCAATAAACCACAATTCAACACTCGCGCCCATAACGATAGCGATCAACACATACGCAAAAACTGTCTTAGGAACGGGTTTTTCCAGCATAATGTAATACCAAACCGATATCGATTTCTGACCAGCGACATCACTATTCGAACCATCCCATACAGCAAAAGCTGCAGGGATAAGCTTACCGATTTCAAATTGCAGGTCTTTGGCATCTTCGGTTTTCAGAGTTCTTTTCAATAATACCTTCCATCTTCCATTCTGGTACACACCTTTTCCCGTAACATTTTGACTTTCGGGCGGCTGCATTGTAACATTCTTAAATCCCTTAGCGTTCATTTCACACACCATACCCGCCTCAGTTTCTGGGGCTTCCGTTATCTGTCCAAAACCTTCCTGCCAATGTGCCTTCCAACTCCAAAGATTAACAGCCCCACTAGAGTCTCCCATTGCAAAATATGGTTTCTTTAGTGATTCTGGAATTTTTGTCGGAAACTGTATGGAAACGGCGTCTCTGAATATTTCTTCTTGTTTATTAGTAGAATCATCCCATTCCAATAAAAATACAATTTCCTCCTCATTGTACATTGCCCTGATCATAATCGCATCTATGGAGGGAGTCCAGTGTCGTGGACTTGCAATAATTTGACCTGCCAGCGGAATTTCCACCGGAGCAGCCTTGCTCCAGCTCTCATCAAGAGGCTCAGACGGT contains:
- a CDS encoding TorD/DmsD family molecular chaperone, which gives rise to MEVDSSLLDQRVASRVDDLLARSAMYQILSACFLYPAEKNLSILRSPDFQEHEKELIPCYEGVDDGAELRRCLNEVRELSRITNIESLQGVYQCVVGHTMSKECPLYETQYGAAHVYQQVHELGDIQGFYKAFGLDVSDIEKERCDHISVEFEFMHFLLYKQAYALENHGDEKSQICVDAQKKFLKEHLGKWVPLFSVLFGRKAGEGFYCAVSALTKEFLRLEMKLMDVKTEMYKESDLNQEAVAGASDECLSCASSEDFSEE
- a CDS encoding 4Fe-4S dicluster domain-containing protein is translated as MTLVHNWHLGRRMEYPYFESRPKRQFAAIFNINRCIACQTCTMACKSAWTYNKGQEHMWWNNVETKPYGGYPQSWDVKTLKLIDNGENTWYTDEKDEKLSPYGVYEGDTIFEAAAKKNINQWAVGYIPEDKEWRAPNFGEDVAKSNKPDEYSSLPEHSRWFFYIQRLCNHCTYPGCLAACPRKAIYKRKEDGIVLIDQKRCRGYRKCVEQCPYKKPMYRGLTRVSEKCIACYPRIEGKDPLTKGRPMETRCMAACVGQIRLQGFLDDNPKNPVTWLIRHDKLALPLYPQFGTEPNIYYIPPRWAPRSYLRQMFGPGVDEAIDKFMVPSRERLAVMSLFRMTQSIIFEYKIEEGPKVFETMIHGKKFELYNDTVIGYGEDGQEIVRTTIEEPVHIRDPKHYNSI
- a CDS encoding ethylbenzene dehydrogenase-related protein, with product MMKVYVLFKRYGIALLSCAFLSATLFAAEETAQGVKGVSEEEFTPAKEVLAVKYVEVGKPYHMDVESLQGFFKDAQAVTVPLQMQDKAFPNGGGSVKNAEVKGIHDGLAIYFKISWSDPTKNARAIAVQEFRDAVALMFPLGAVEITPAEHFSPRMGDREKPTNLWHWKADWEADLLVKGELEDVEAQYPNMHDDFNLNPYSAYYHRELITSVEVLSGGRAANNLLSQPGRGRTVEDLNAEGFGTLTTQAHQDVNGCSKYEDGVWTVIIYRSLITEDPHDVQFVPGGTTYFNMAVWNGNEKDRNGQKNISTQWHPATLERVAWQ
- a CDS encoding universal stress protein gives rise to the protein MYKKILIGIDNSWHSNFCIDLGIDLAQKFGSLLVGCHVYDAALHQRRFRDMEKGLPPQYQDESVLQRQRDLHSSLINLGLKLISESYLDVFKNKCGEASVPHECLLLEGKNYYEIIKEVQGNQYDLVILGARGLASVDENVIGSVCERVVRRIKTDVLVVKNMRLEGKMVIAVDGSAQSFAGVKSAISFAKLFNLKLTAVSVFDPHYHRVAFESIANVLSKEAGQVFRFKEQETLHEEIIDKGLAKIYQGHLDRVNRMAADAGVKTDIVLMDGKPYDKILKYILHEKPTTVILGRTGVHNTNGLDLGSTTENLLRLASCNVLLTGGNKEARLDALVDCQEFSKVSGKEKEVARSAHDQSHMEDSFLRTVKGDQKASEKPLIRAQIPAWTQEAQTQTERIPSFVRDMVRKKIEEYAYEKGCREITTQIVNEARTAFMNDGSFH
- a CDS encoding c-type cytochrome, with amino-acid sequence MGYFLSGKKLLICTFVVLGVFGVYSAAQALDVSPRDQVFLLSPKKTFEYYCSPCHGIKGKGDGTFFTIDLKPKPRNFTDVEYMKKRTDDQLIKSITEGSKAVEKSNLCPPWGKTLTEKRIKELVVYIRSFSAQETEKPVVAAKEAIVEEKKDGVFKSSVRWLFIGVITLALAGGAITEWKKLRNESSRC
- a CDS encoding c-type cytochrome, whose protein sequence is MRLRFMVSLQKVTFVMAMVGLSLLVIGKISSGQERKIDALYLELDKKYRIPEQWTVLPFELEDPYKRIKNGPPLVNIIHKAKVEWLSRWVANPRAVVPNAKMPNLGLEFEEIKAIIAYLGSIAEKEVPQVSWDAFLLKKEEELSEDEYDKMDKVYNNGKGVWGRARCTICHPIKGVGGNVGVGPDLGEITTKVNRNWLYDWLSNTKSHFPDTMMAQYRFNDADVRGIVEFILRDTQFIPEEKEEEEGEAKPAKPEVKVLTEKEFGSIRKDSALIEKGRDIVEKARCFVCHDIKGIPDLMPVVEKKREGTSGFERLLYEIRCLTCHRIQDKGGTYAPNLTIAGSKIKMKWEHEFLQTPDIIRPLSQQMPKFNLTGEEAKAATEYIEKNLITKEALPDIYKDGMPSAEVVAAGEKVFYEKGCNTCHSESIAKGGGVVGPNLATVGERLQPAYILYHLKNPQQVNPQGVEPNFGLSEDELKQLVGFLVDHVKKEGK